The following coding sequences are from one Paenibacillus sp. JDR-2 window:
- a CDS encoding ABC transporter substrate-binding protein, with protein MNSKKWMLSLLTAVMSVSLISACSSNSSDKPSSNSNTGSANTGTNDSATKDPSTDPITITFFDKNTGDKFDNAIAKEITKRTGVTIEIQQPTGNPTEKLNLMLASDDLPDMIMFDRSSDLVAKYTEAGSIIPLDDLIEKYGPDVKEMYGDVLNKTRYKDGKNYYLSNWYGLEHEPVFGFNMRKDIVKELAPDKADGGVPFTQSEFKQLLTDFKAKYPQMDGKDTIALTMDGENWGGTLGTFKGMFGLMPYYEHDGKLQYDVKDPKYKDMILYMNDLYRSGLMDKEWAINKRQVWEQKIATGTIFSSTGAYWDLGNSNTILKKDKGEESQLFAYKVVADGVDPSKTTYGGRSSLGWDAIAITKKNKNPERTMQFINFLASEEGQYLLMWGIEGVHWDMKDGKHVPRPETLQAFKDDWAAYTKETGIRKWTWFVKNGPGKDGTPYDLPGRYERAPVDQMAIKNLSDSIFDTAIYDGISPQGGTPEALSEQKISDITKQAITKAIMAPTADEASSIFDKMLSDMKGAGDEKVEAVYTTNYESRKQLWN; from the coding sequence GTACCAATGACAGCGCAACAAAGGATCCAAGCACGGACCCGATTACGATTACCTTCTTTGATAAAAATACAGGCGACAAGTTTGACAATGCAATCGCCAAAGAAATTACAAAGCGTACCGGCGTAACGATTGAGATTCAGCAGCCGACGGGCAACCCGACGGAAAAGCTGAACCTGATGCTGGCGAGCGACGATTTGCCCGACATGATCATGTTCGACCGCTCCAGCGACCTGGTAGCGAAGTATACGGAAGCGGGTTCGATTATCCCGCTGGACGATCTCATTGAGAAATACGGTCCGGATGTCAAAGAAATGTACGGCGACGTACTGAACAAAACGCGCTACAAAGACGGCAAGAACTATTACCTGTCCAACTGGTACGGTCTTGAGCATGAACCGGTGTTTGGTTTCAACATGCGCAAAGACATCGTGAAGGAGCTTGCTCCGGATAAAGCGGATGGCGGCGTGCCGTTTACGCAAAGCGAATTTAAGCAGCTTCTGACCGACTTCAAAGCGAAATATCCGCAAATGGACGGCAAGGATACAATCGCTCTGACGATGGACGGCGAGAACTGGGGCGGTACGCTTGGCACATTCAAAGGCATGTTTGGCCTGATGCCTTATTACGAGCATGACGGCAAGCTGCAATATGACGTGAAGGATCCGAAGTACAAGGATATGATTCTGTACATGAACGATCTCTACCGTTCCGGTCTTATGGATAAGGAATGGGCAATCAACAAACGCCAAGTGTGGGAGCAAAAAATCGCAACGGGCACGATTTTCTCCTCGACAGGCGCTTATTGGGATCTTGGCAACTCCAACACCATCCTCAAAAAGGATAAAGGCGAAGAATCGCAGCTGTTCGCTTATAAAGTCGTTGCAGACGGCGTAGATCCTTCGAAAACAACTTACGGTGGCCGCAGCTCGCTTGGCTGGGATGCGATTGCGATTACGAAGAAGAACAAAAATCCGGAACGCACGATGCAATTCATTAACTTCCTCGCAAGCGAAGAAGGTCAATATCTGCTCATGTGGGGTATCGAAGGCGTACATTGGGATATGAAAGACGGCAAGCATGTACCGCGTCCGGAAACTCTGCAAGCGTTCAAAGACGACTGGGCTGCCTATACGAAAGAAACGGGTATCCGCAAGTGGACTTGGTTCGTTAAGAACGGCCCTGGCAAAGACGGCACGCCTTATGACCTTCCAGGTCGTTACGAGCGAGCTCCGGTTGACCAAATGGCAATTAAAAACCTGTCGGACAGCATTTTTGATACGGCGATTTATGACGGCATAAGCCCGCAAGGCGGCACGCCGGAAGCTCTGTCCGAGCAAAAAATCAGCGATATCACGAAGCAGGCGATCACAAAAGCGATTATGGCGCCTACGGCAGACGAAGCAAGCTCGATTTTTGACAAAATGCTGTCGGATATGAAAGGCGCGGGCGACGAAAAAGTTGAAGCGGTTTACACAACGAATTACGAATCCCGTAAACAGCTTTGGAACTAA
- a CDS encoding alpha-galactosidase: MMTTEMGQFKLEQASGMFAADNGLLKVTANTEDGTLALAWKNGQTMTGFYAEARVGGAVVRSSWYGGHAVQESLVQEVEDGFGKGIRFSFEHTEPGKPSLKQHIRLYQGLPYALIELEAADSQEWETNELTPLASYLNDNGVLDFGDGSKEEIRSLFIPFDNDKWVRFGSQANPSSVRSYEVTAVYRAESRRGFVIGSVTHDAWKTAIDVEGTFTEAIGRLRVIAGVSDLQTRDTVPHGSLRGTSIVSPTILVGAYDDYREGMEAYGKANAIIQPALSWSGGVPMGWNSWSAVMTKLDYDVYTHTSDFFAKELQQNGFADQEGSLYVNFDAFSDNLKEGELEDAVRRVKANGQKPGTYYTPFAFWGSNPDTPVEGTNGKVLYREILLKDGAGNPLPKLDGAFPIDPSHPEAIARIMRKLDNVVADGFEYLKMDFLAHGAMEGVHHDPSVRTGIQAYNYGMAAIAEALSPEKLGRPFLINLSIAPLFPHGYAHSRRVSCDAFGMISDTEYMLNALTYGWWISDNLYRFNDPDHIVLFKSDNQRATTEHEGRSRLNSGVISGTSLLLGDDYRMEEAAERAKAWMTNREVMALARRGESFRPAEGRSGMGGEDLYSLAGDGGTWVAVFNFDGENGKSKAIDLSRVGIDGAKGLTVRDLWSGESYSLKPGASEHVVELEPAESKLLFYI; the protein is encoded by the coding sequence ATGATGACGACGGAGATGGGACAGTTCAAGCTTGAGCAGGCTTCGGGAATGTTTGCGGCGGATAACGGGCTGCTGAAGGTAACGGCAAATACGGAAGACGGCACGCTTGCGCTCGCCTGGAAGAACGGCCAGACGATGACGGGCTTTTACGCGGAAGCGCGTGTTGGCGGAGCCGTTGTCCGTTCTTCCTGGTACGGTGGACATGCGGTTCAGGAAAGCTTGGTGCAAGAGGTTGAGGATGGCTTTGGCAAAGGGATACGTTTCAGCTTTGAGCATACGGAGCCGGGCAAGCCTTCGCTGAAGCAGCACATCCGCTTGTATCAGGGGCTGCCTTACGCTCTGATTGAGCTTGAGGCGGCAGACTCGCAGGAATGGGAAACCAATGAGTTAACACCTCTGGCCTCCTATCTGAACGACAACGGCGTGCTGGATTTCGGCGATGGCTCGAAGGAAGAAATCCGGTCGCTCTTTATTCCGTTTGATAATGACAAATGGGTACGCTTTGGCTCCCAAGCTAATCCGTCCAGCGTTCGCAGCTATGAAGTAACGGCTGTCTACCGCGCCGAATCGCGCCGCGGCTTCGTAATTGGCTCGGTTACCCATGATGCATGGAAAACGGCCATTGACGTGGAAGGCACCTTCACCGAAGCCATTGGCCGCCTGCGGGTAATCGCCGGCGTCTCGGATCTGCAGACTCGCGATACGGTTCCGCATGGCTCCCTCCGCGGTACTTCCATTGTCTCGCCGACGATTCTTGTAGGCGCTTACGACGATTACCGCGAGGGTATGGAAGCCTACGGCAAGGCCAATGCCATCATTCAGCCTGCGCTTTCCTGGAGCGGCGGCGTTCCGATGGGCTGGAACAGCTGGTCGGCCGTTATGACGAAGCTGGACTATGACGTATATACGCATACTTCCGATTTCTTCGCAAAAGAACTGCAGCAAAACGGGTTCGCCGATCAGGAAGGCAGCCTGTACGTCAACTTCGACGCTTTCTCGGACAATCTGAAGGAAGGCGAGCTGGAGGATGCGGTACGCCGGGTAAAGGCTAACGGCCAGAAGCCGGGAACGTACTACACGCCGTTTGCGTTCTGGGGCAGCAATCCGGATACGCCGGTGGAAGGGACGAACGGTAAGGTTCTGTACCGGGAAATTTTGCTGAAAGACGGAGCTGGCAATCCGCTTCCGAAGCTGGACGGGGCATTCCCTATCGATCCATCTCACCCTGAAGCGATCGCGCGCATTATGCGCAAGCTTGATAATGTAGTGGCTGACGGCTTTGAGTACCTGAAGATGGACTTCCTGGCGCATGGCGCAATGGAAGGCGTCCATCATGATCCTTCCGTACGCACCGGCATCCAGGCGTATAACTATGGCATGGCGGCGATCGCGGAAGCGTTAAGCCCGGAGAAGCTTGGCCGTCCGTTCCTGATCAATCTGTCGATCGCGCCATTGTTCCCGCATGGTTATGCGCATAGCAGACGCGTATCCTGCGATGCCTTCGGCATGATCAGCGATACGGAATATATGCTTAACGCGTTGACGTACGGCTGGTGGATTAGCGACAATCTGTACCGCTTTAACGATCCGGACCATATCGTCCTCTTCAAGAGCGACAATCAGCGGGCGACGACGGAGCATGAAGGCCGCAGCCGCCTGAACTCCGGCGTTATCTCGGGTACTTCTCTGCTGCTTGGCGATGATTACCGGATGGAGGAAGCGGCGGAACGCGCTAAAGCCTGGATGACCAACCGGGAAGTCATGGCGCTGGCAAGACGCGGCGAGTCCTTCCGTCCGGCCGAAGGTCGGAGCGGCATGGGCGGCGAGGATCTGTATTCTCTCGCAGGGGATGGCGGCACTTGGGTGGCCGTCTTCAACTTCGACGGGGAGAACGGGAAGTCGAAAGCAATCGATTTGTCCCGCGTCGGCATCGACGGCGCGAAGGGCCTGACGGTCCGCGATCTGTGGAGCGGGGAATCGTACAGCCTGAAGCCGGGCGCCTCCGAGCATGTCGTTGAGCTGGAGCCGGCGGAGTCGAAGCTGCTGTTCTATATTTAA
- a CDS encoding GNAT family N-acetyltransferase yields the protein MIRARNPKTDDKEIFRLIQAELIPLSHTAHPLDAQTIRDLPVRFRRGVTYVAAEGKTSKPYGFIRFEITGEILYLDMLVVHPDHRNRQWGRKLLLAAEAYGSTQNCRASRLFVDDINTRAKNLYSRLGYQAIQYYPELRCYEMIKPLASSSYPYY from the coding sequence ATGATACGAGCACGCAACCCCAAGACAGACGATAAGGAAATATTCCGCCTCATACAAGCCGAGCTTATTCCGTTGTCGCATACGGCGCATCCTCTGGATGCCCAGACGATAAGGGATCTTCCCGTACGCTTCCGCCGGGGTGTTACCTATGTAGCCGCAGAAGGAAAAACAAGTAAGCCTTACGGCTTTATCCGCTTCGAAATTACGGGGGAAATCCTGTATTTGGATATGCTAGTTGTCCATCCGGATCACCGCAACCGGCAATGGGGCCGGAAGCTGCTGCTGGCCGCCGAAGCTTACGGCTCAACCCAAAATTGCAGAGCTTCCAGACTTTTCGTGGACGACATTAATACCAGGGCCAAAAATCTGTACAGCCGCCTTGGTTATCAGGCCATCCAGTATTATCCGGAGCTCCGCTGTTATGAGATGATTAAGCCGCTTGCTTCCTCATCTTATCCTTACTATTAA
- the ilvB gene encoding biosynthetic-type acetolactate synthase large subunit translates to MVTQSATLKSKEEVMERMRKPEVISGSEILLRSLVLEGVDCVFGYPGGAVLYIYDAMHGFSDFNHVLTRHEQGAIHAADGYARASGNVGVCIATSGPGATNLVTGIATAYMDSVPLVVITGNVISSLIGTDAFQEADITGITMPITKHSYMVRDVEDLPRIIHEAFHIANTGRKGPVLIDIPKDVSAAKTLFKPVTEVNIRGYNPTMSPNKLQVDKLIKAIEASERPLILAGGGVVYSGAHEELLEFVTKTDIPITTTLLGLGGFPSGNDLWLGMPGMHGTYTANKSIQSADLLINIGARFDDRVTGKLAGFAPLAKIVHIDIDPAEIGKNVPTDIPIVGDVKTVLQQVNQLAKRADKADAWRQEIQESKAQYPFSYKDSDVELKPQWVVEMIHETTGGDAIVTTDVGQHQMWAAQYYKFNKPRSWVTSGGLGTMGFGFPSAIGAQMANPDRTVVSINGDGGMQMCAQELAICAINNIPVKVVILNNQVLGMVRQWQELIHENRFSHIDLAGSPDFVKLAEAYGVKGFRASNKEEAKAVWEEALRHPGPAVVEFVVRRDENVYPMVAQGSTIDQMIMGDAE, encoded by the coding sequence ATGGTCACGCAAAGTGCAACGCTGAAGTCAAAAGAAGAAGTTATGGAACGGATGAGAAAGCCTGAAGTAATTTCCGGTTCTGAAATATTACTCCGCAGTTTGGTGCTGGAAGGCGTCGATTGCGTGTTTGGTTATCCGGGCGGTGCCGTATTGTACATTTACGATGCGATGCATGGGTTCTCCGATTTCAACCACGTTCTCACAAGACATGAACAAGGCGCGATTCACGCAGCGGACGGCTATGCGCGCGCAAGCGGCAATGTTGGCGTATGTATCGCAACATCCGGTCCTGGCGCAACCAACCTCGTAACGGGGATTGCAACAGCCTATATGGACTCTGTGCCGCTCGTTGTTATTACGGGTAATGTTATTTCGTCCCTGATTGGCACGGATGCTTTCCAGGAAGCGGACATTACGGGTATTACAATGCCAATCACGAAACACAGCTACATGGTACGCGATGTTGAGGACCTTCCCCGCATCATCCATGAAGCCTTCCATATCGCAAACACTGGCCGTAAAGGCCCGGTACTGATTGATATTCCGAAGGACGTATCGGCGGCGAAAACGTTGTTCAAGCCGGTAACGGAAGTGAACATCCGCGGTTACAACCCAACGATGTCGCCAAACAAGCTGCAAGTCGACAAATTGATCAAAGCGATCGAAGCGTCCGAGCGTCCGCTCATTCTTGCAGGCGGCGGCGTAGTATACTCCGGAGCACATGAAGAGCTGCTGGAGTTCGTAACGAAAACCGATATTCCGATCACAACAACATTGCTTGGTCTCGGGGGCTTCCCGAGCGGCAATGATCTGTGGCTCGGCATGCCGGGTATGCATGGTACGTATACGGCGAACAAATCGATTCAGTCGGCGGATCTTCTTATTAATATCGGAGCGCGCTTCGATGACCGCGTAACCGGCAAACTGGCTGGTTTCGCACCACTTGCCAAAATCGTTCATATCGATATTGATCCGGCGGAGATCGGCAAAAACGTTCCTACCGACATTCCTATCGTAGGCGACGTGAAAACGGTTCTGCAGCAGGTTAACCAGCTTGCGAAACGCGCGGACAAAGCAGATGCTTGGCGCCAGGAAATTCAAGAATCGAAAGCGCAATATCCGTTCAGCTACAAGGACTCGGATGTTGAACTGAAGCCGCAATGGGTTGTGGAGATGATCCACGAAACAACGGGCGGCGATGCTATCGTAACAACGGACGTAGGCCAGCATCAGATGTGGGCTGCGCAATACTATAAATTTAACAAACCACGCTCCTGGGTAACCTCCGGCGGTCTCGGTACAATGGGCTTTGGCTTCCCGTCCGCGATCGGCGCCCAAATGGCGAATCCGGATCGTACCGTAGTATCGATCAACGGTGACGGCGGCATGCAAATGTGCGCGCAAGAGCTTGCGATTTGTGCCATCAACAACATTCCGGTTAAGGTTGTTATCCTGAACAACCAGGTACTGGGCATGGTTCGCCAATGGCAGGAACTGATTCACGAGAACCGTTTCAGCCATATCGATCTGGCAGGCAGCCCCGACTTCGTTAAGCTGGCGGAAGCTTACGGCGTGAAAGGCTTCCGTGCTTCGAACAAGGAAGAGGCGAAAGCTGTGTGGGAAGAGGCGCTTCGCCATCCGGGCCCTGCAGTTGTCGAGTTTGTTGTTCGCAGAGACGAGAATGTATATCCGATGGTAGCACAGGGTAGCACGATCGATCAGATGATCATGGGGGATGCAGAATGA
- the ilvN gene encoding acetolactate synthase small subunit translates to MKKHTIAVIVNDQPGVLQRVSGLFGRRGFNIESITVGASEEQGLSRMVIVTTGDDHTLEQITKQLYKLIDVIKVIDLSSNPMVSRELALIKVSAEPSARPEILGVVDTFRAAVVDIGTHSLIVQVIGDTEKIDAMVELLKPYGIRELSRTGVTALNRGNVR, encoded by the coding sequence ATGAAAAAGCACACGATCGCAGTCATTGTCAACGATCAGCCCGGCGTTCTGCAGCGCGTATCCGGCTTGTTCGGACGCCGCGGCTTCAATATCGAGAGCATTACCGTAGGCGCAAGCGAAGAGCAGGGCTTGTCCCGTATGGTTATCGTCACCACTGGCGATGACCATACGCTCGAGCAAATCACAAAACAGCTGTACAAGCTGATTGATGTTATCAAAGTTATTGATCTGAGCTCCAATCCGATGGTTTCCCGCGAGCTTGCGCTTATCAAGGTAAGCGCGGAGCCGTCGGCCCGTCCTGAAATTCTGGGCGTAGTAGACACTTTCCGCGCAGCGGTAGTGGATATCGGCACTCATTCGCTTATCGTACAAGTTATTGGCGATACCGAAAAAATCGATGCCATGGTAGAGCTTCTGAAGCCTTATGGCATCCGTGAGCTTTCCCGTACTGGCGTAACAGCGCTTAACCGCGGTAACGTACGTTAA
- the ilvC gene encoding ketol-acid reductoisomerase has product MAVTLYYEKDADQGVLQGKTIAVIGYGSQGHAQAQNLRDSGLKVVIGLRPGKSADVAAKDGFEVLTVAEATKVADVVQILLPDETQAKVYAEEIEPNLKKGAALMFSHGFNIHYGQIVPSKDTDVFLVAPKSPGHMVRRTYQEGFGVPGLIAIHQDASGNAKAIGLAYAKGIGCTRAGVIETSFKEETETDLFGEQAVLCGGASALVKAGFETLVEAGYAPEMAYFECLHELKLIVDLMYEGGLATMRDSISNTAEYGDYVTGPRIVTEETKKEMKRVLEDIQSGRFARDFILENQSNRAMLTATRRNEAAHPIEQTGKQLRELMHWIKK; this is encoded by the coding sequence ATGGCAGTTACATTGTATTATGAAAAAGACGCAGATCAAGGCGTACTTCAAGGTAAGACAATCGCAGTTATCGGTTACGGCAGCCAAGGCCATGCGCAAGCGCAAAACCTTCGCGACAGCGGCCTGAAAGTAGTTATCGGCCTTCGTCCGGGTAAATCCGCAGACGTTGCAGCAAAAGACGGTTTCGAAGTATTGACTGTAGCTGAAGCGACTAAAGTTGCCGACGTTGTTCAAATTTTGCTCCCTGACGAAACCCAAGCGAAAGTATACGCGGAAGAAATCGAACCAAACCTGAAAAAAGGCGCGGCTCTGATGTTCTCCCACGGCTTCAACATTCACTACGGCCAAATCGTGCCAAGCAAAGATACAGACGTATTCCTGGTAGCTCCTAAATCCCCTGGTCATATGGTTCGCCGTACATACCAAGAGGGCTTCGGCGTTCCTGGTCTGATCGCTATCCACCAAGATGCTTCCGGCAACGCGAAAGCAATTGGTCTTGCTTATGCAAAAGGTATCGGCTGTACTCGTGCAGGCGTTATCGAAACTTCCTTCAAAGAAGAAACAGAAACAGACTTGTTCGGTGAGCAAGCGGTACTGTGCGGCGGCGCTTCCGCGCTTGTTAAAGCAGGCTTCGAGACTCTGGTTGAAGCCGGCTACGCTCCGGAAATGGCTTACTTCGAGTGCTTGCACGAGCTGAAGCTGATCGTTGACCTGATGTATGAAGGCGGTCTGGCTACAATGCGCGACTCGATCTCCAACACAGCTGAATACGGCGACTATGTAACTGGTCCTCGTATCGTTACTGAAGAAACGAAGAAAGAAATGAAACGCGTTCTGGAAGACATCCAATCCGGCCGCTTCGCACGCGACTTCATCCTTGAAAACCAATCGAACCGTGCCATGCTGACAGCTACTCGCCGTAACGAGGCTGCTCATCCAATCGAGCAAACTGGCAAACAGCTGCGCGAACTGATGCACTGGATCAAGAAGTAA
- a CDS encoding 2-isopropylmalate synthase — MRKIYIFDTTLRDGEQSPGVNLNTKEKVEIALQLEKLGVDRIEAGFPAASPGDLAAVNAVASAVKNATIIGLSRSREQDIDAVREALKGAQDPSIHVFLATSPIHRKHKLRMEKEQVLETAERAITYAKKYFSKIEFSLEDAGRTELDFVCQMTDMAIRAGASVVNLPDTVGYLNPLEYGNIFKTVKENVPNIEKIQLSAHCHDDLGMATANALAAILNGADQIEGTINGIGERAGNTALEEVALALETRFDYFGAKTGLNLQEIARTSRLVSKLTGMVIPGNKAIVGANAFAHESGIHQDGMLKEKTTYEIISPETIGLRDSKLVLGKHSGRHAFREKLIDLGYELGEEAVNAAFAKFKDLADRKKHVTDEDIRAFLEEKLVDTPEVYTLEAIQVSYGNQSTPSASVRIRTADSETREEVAIGNGSVDAIYNAIDKVTAEAVELEDYSIKSVSQGKDAQGEVHVVLKQDDISAQGRGLSTDILEASARAYIDALNRLIEKRKSPGRRDKMSLI, encoded by the coding sequence ATGCGAAAAATTTATATTTTTGACACGACGCTTCGTGATGGAGAGCAGTCTCCCGGTGTTAACCTGAACACTAAAGAAAAGGTTGAGATCGCGCTTCAGCTTGAGAAGCTTGGCGTTGACCGTATCGAAGCAGGCTTCCCCGCGGCTTCCCCGGGAGACCTCGCGGCAGTAAACGCGGTTGCGAGCGCAGTTAAGAATGCTACGATTATTGGCTTGTCACGCTCCCGCGAACAGGATATCGACGCGGTACGTGAAGCGCTGAAAGGCGCGCAGGATCCATCCATTCACGTTTTCCTTGCGACAAGCCCAATCCACCGCAAGCATAAGCTTCGTATGGAGAAGGAGCAGGTGCTGGAAACGGCTGAACGTGCGATCACTTACGCGAAGAAGTATTTCAGCAAAATCGAGTTCTCGCTTGAGGATGCAGGACGTACCGAACTGGATTTCGTGTGTCAAATGACGGACATGGCGATTCGCGCGGGAGCTTCCGTTGTGAATCTTCCGGATACGGTTGGTTATTTGAATCCGCTTGAATACGGCAATATCTTCAAAACGGTGAAGGAAAATGTACCAAACATCGAAAAAATTCAGCTTAGCGCTCACTGTCATGACGATCTCGGCATGGCTACGGCTAACGCCCTCGCGGCTATCCTAAACGGCGCCGACCAGATCGAAGGTACGATCAACGGTATCGGCGAACGTGCGGGTAACACGGCACTTGAGGAAGTGGCGCTGGCGCTCGAAACGCGTTTCGATTATTTTGGCGCAAAAACAGGTCTGAACCTGCAAGAAATCGCTAGAACAAGCCGCCTTGTCAGCAAGCTGACGGGTATGGTCATCCCAGGCAACAAAGCGATCGTTGGCGCCAACGCATTTGCACATGAGTCCGGCATTCACCAGGACGGCATGCTGAAGGAGAAAACGACTTACGAGATTATTTCTCCGGAAACGATCGGTCTTCGCGATTCGAAGCTTGTTCTTGGCAAGCACTCCGGACGCCATGCGTTCCGCGAGAAGCTGATCGACCTCGGCTACGAGCTGGGCGAAGAAGCAGTTAACGCTGCTTTTGCGAAGTTCAAGGATTTGGCTGACCGCAAGAAGCATGTTACGGATGAAGATATTCGTGCCTTCTTGGAAGAGAAGCTGGTTGATACGCCGGAAGTTTATACGCTTGAAGCGATTCAAGTCAGCTACGGCAACCAATCGACGCCTAGCGCTTCGGTTCGCATCCGTACAGCGGACAGCGAGACGCGCGAAGAAGTCGCTATCGGCAACGGTTCCGTAGACGCGATCTACAACGCGATTGATAAAGTAACGGCTGAAGCGGTTGAGCTTGAGGATTACTCCATCAAGTCCGTATCGCAAGGCAAGGATGCGCAAGGCGAGGTCCATGTGGTGCTGAAGCAGGACGATATTTCCGCGCAAGGCCGCGGTCTCAGCACGGACATCCTTGAAGCGAGCGCACGTGCTTATATCGACGCGCTGAACCGTCTCATCGAGAAGCGCAAGTCCCCGGGACGCCGCGACAAGATGAGCTTGATCTAA
- a CDS encoding secondary thiamine-phosphate synthase enzyme YjbQ, whose product MITETLQTSRRDEMIDITRKVASIVAREGIQNGLAIVYCPHTTAGITIQENADPDVKHDILMRMNEVYPWEHPKYRHAEGNTASHLKALTTGTSQTVIINGGKLVLGTWQGIYFCEFDGPRTRHFHLKLIEG is encoded by the coding sequence ATGATTACCGAGACGCTGCAAACATCAAGAAGAGATGAAATGATTGATATCACACGCAAGGTAGCTTCTATTGTTGCTCGTGAAGGGATCCAGAATGGTCTTGCTATAGTGTATTGTCCGCATACGACGGCAGGGATTACGATTCAGGAGAATGCCGACCCGGATGTGAAGCATGATATTCTGATGAGGATGAATGAGGTATATCCCTGGGAGCACCCGAAATATCGCCATGCGGAAGGGAATACGGCCTCCCATCTGAAGGCGCTTACTACCGGGACAAGCCAGACGGTTATCATTAACGGCGGCAAGCTGGTGCTTGGCACGTGGCAGGGCATTTATTTCTGCGAGTTTGACGGGCCGCGAACCCGCCATTTTCATCTCAAGCTGATTGAAGGGTAA
- the leuB gene encoding 3-isopropylmalate dehydrogenase, producing MSEVKKIAVIAGDGIGPEVVGEALKVMKKTEELFGYQFEFEHGLFGGIAIDEKGTPLPQETLDICKKADAVLLGAVGGPKWDNNSKELRPETGLLGIRKALGLFSNIRPANVFDCLKEASTLKPEVLEGTDLIVVRELTGGIYFGEKFRREGASGEEAVDTCVYNVQEVERIVRQAFDIAMTRSKRLASVDKANVLETSRLWREVVNRIAPEYPEVELEHVLVDNCAMQLLRRPSSFDVIVTENMFGDILSDEAAMLTGSIGMLSSASLGEGSFGLYEPVHGSAPDIAGQGISNPIATILSVALMFRLTFGYHEAAQVIEDAVKNVLDAGHRTGDIAVDKSTAIGTTAMGDLIVAAMTK from the coding sequence ATGTCAGAAGTGAAAAAAATCGCTGTCATCGCCGGCGACGGTATCGGCCCAGAGGTAGTTGGCGAGGCGCTTAAAGTTATGAAAAAAACCGAGGAGCTGTTCGGTTACCAATTCGAATTCGAGCATGGTCTGTTCGGCGGCATCGCTATCGACGAGAAAGGCACGCCGCTGCCGCAAGAAACGCTTGATATTTGTAAAAAGGCTGACGCTGTATTGCTCGGCGCTGTTGGCGGTCCGAAATGGGACAACAACTCGAAAGAGCTTCGTCCGGAGACAGGTCTGCTCGGAATTCGTAAAGCACTGGGCTTGTTCTCGAACATCCGCCCTGCTAACGTATTCGACTGTCTGAAGGAAGCCTCGACACTGAAGCCAGAAGTTCTCGAAGGCACTGACCTGATCGTAGTCCGCGAGTTGACTGGCGGTATCTACTTCGGCGAGAAATTCCGCCGCGAAGGCGCAAGCGGCGAAGAAGCGGTTGATACTTGCGTATACAACGTGCAAGAGGTTGAGCGTATCGTTCGCCAAGCCTTCGACATCGCAATGACGCGCAGCAAGCGTCTGGCTTCCGTTGATAAAGCAAACGTTCTTGAAACTTCCCGTCTGTGGCGCGAAGTGGTTAACCGGATTGCTCCTGAGTATCCGGAAGTTGAACTCGAGCATGTACTCGTAGACAACTGCGCTATGCAATTGCTCCGCCGTCCGTCGAGCTTCGACGTTATCGTAACGGAAAACATGTTCGGCGACATCTTGAGCGACGAAGCAGCTATGCTGACGGGTTCGATCGGCATGCTCTCCTCCGCTTCCCTTGGCGAAGGCAGCTTTGGCCTGTACGAGCCGGTACACGGCTCCGCTCCTGACATTGCCGGTCAAGGCATCTCGAACCCGATTGCTACGATTCTTTCCGTTGCACTCATGTTCCGCCTGACATTCGGTTACCATGAAGCGGCTCAAGTTATTGAAGACGCGGTTAAAAACGTTCTTGACGCCGGTCACCGTACAGGCGACATCGCGGTTGATAAGAGCACGGCAATCGGAACAACTGCAATGGGCGATCTGATTGTTGCTGCAATGACGAAATAA